One Campylobacter sputorum subsp. sputorum DNA segment encodes these proteins:
- the frr gene encoding ribosome recycling factor has product MLNEIYENQKNLSDKAIEALKKDFHTLRTGKVNISIVDGIFVDYYGNPTPLNQVATVLATDATTITITPWEKPMLKTITAAIQAANIGVNPNNDGECVKLFFPPMTKEEREKNAKQAKAMGEKAKISIRNIRKDANDDIKKLEKEKSVPEDGIKKAYDEVQKITDNYSNKIDSLVKDKESELLKV; this is encoded by the coding sequence ATGTTAAATGAAATTTATGAAAATCAAAAAAATCTTAGCGATAAAGCCATAGAAGCTTTAAAAAAAGATTTTCACACACTAAGAACAGGTAAAGTCAACATAAGTATAGTTGATGGAATTTTTGTTGATTACTACGGCAATCCAACGCCATTAAATCAAGTAGCTACAGTTTTAGCAACAGATGCGACAACAATAACAATAACTCCATGGGAAAAACCTATGTTAAAAACTATAACAGCTGCAATACAGGCTGCAAATATAGGCGTAAATCCAAATAATGACGGAGAATGCGTGAAATTATTTTTCCCTCCTATGACAAAAGAAGAGCGTGAAAAAAACGCAAAACAGGCAAAAGCCATGGGTGAAAAAGCAAAAATTAGTATTAGAAATATAAGAAAAGACGCAAATGATGATATAAAAAAACTAGAAAAAGAAAAATCAGTTCCAGAAGATGGAATTAAAAAAGCATATGATGAAGTCCAAAAGATAACAGATAACTATTCAAATAAGATTGATTCTCTGGTAAAAGATAAAGAAAGCGAACTTTTAAAGGTATAA
- a CDS encoding polysaccharide deacetylase family protein, whose product MRYICVLLFFVNFIYGDAHIFNYHRFDDYRYQSTNISTKKLIQNFEYLKKHNYEVVPLEKLLLTINSGQPVPNNWVVLTIDDGYKSFYNNGLEIFKKYNYPFTLFIYIKAIESNYGDFLTKDMIKEISKFGNIQLHGYSHANLVNMSNDEIKKDFTKAINFFEKNLGYRPKCISYPYGYYSNRVNQIAKENGFECILTQNYGAVFSQTKNIILDRSSFNDETKQDVMLAIEYLDVNWTKPLNFPKNGFIDDIKANLSDKNIKKAKLFISGYGWKNVDIIDGTLNFTLNKPIKKDKFKIILKAGKKENTNFIIKDKYVK is encoded by the coding sequence ATGCGTTATATATGTGTATTGCTGTTTTTTGTAAATTTTATTTATGGCGATGCACATATTTTTAATTACCATAGATTTGATGATTATAGATATCAAAGTACAAATATAAGCACAAAAAAACTTATACAAAACTTTGAATACTTAAAAAAACATAATTACGAAGTAGTACCGCTTGAAAAACTGCTTCTTACTATAAATAGCGGTCAGCCAGTCCCTAATAACTGGGTTGTCCTTACAATAGATGATGGTTATAAAAGTTTTTATAACAACGGTCTTGAAATTTTTAAAAAATACAACTATCCATTTACTTTATTTATCTATATAAAAGCTATAGAAAGCAATTATGGCGACTTTTTGACAAAAGATATGATAAAAGAGATATCTAAATTTGGAAATATACAACTACATGGATATTCTCATGCAAATTTGGTAAATATGAGTAATGACGAGATAAAAAAAGATTTTACCAAAGCAATTAATTTTTTTGAAAAAAATCTAGGATACAGACCAAAATGTATATCATATCCATATGGATACTATAGTAATAGGGTTAATCAAATAGCAAAAGAAAATGGGTTTGAATGTATATTAACTCAAAATTATGGAGCGGTTTTTTCTCAAACAAAAAATATTATATTAGATAGATCATCTTTTAATGATGAAACAAAACAAGATGTAATGTTAGCCATAGAATATTTAGATGTAAATTGGACAAAGCCGCTAAATTTTCCAAAAAATGGTTTTATAGACGATATAAAAGCTAATTTAAGTGATAAAAATATAAAAAAAGCAAAACTTTTTATAAGTGGGTATGGTTGGAAAAATGTTGATATAATAGACGGGACGTTAAATTTCACATTAAATAAACCTATAAAAAAAGATAAATTTAAAATAATATTAAAAGCAGGCAAAAAAGAAAATACAAACTTCATCATAAAGGATAAATATGTTAAATGA
- the pyrE gene encoding orotate phosphoribosyltransferase — protein MDIKQIYQDCGAFLQGHFLLTSGNHSEFYLQSAKVLENPMLAGKLADELFLIIKKYGIEFDSVCSPAIGGILAGYELARSGKKRFIFTERVEKVMCLRRGFEVKKGEKFIICEDIVTTGGSALESAKVIENLGGIVVGFAALANRGFCEVTNLKNKRKDNCKLPFDKPFFTLGNFDFEIYEPQNCPLCKNGSIAIKPGSRGN, from the coding sequence ATGGATATAAAGCAAATTTATCAAGATTGTGGTGCATTTTTGCAAGGACATTTTTTACTAACTAGCGGAAATCACTCTGAGTTTTATCTTCAAAGTGCGAAAGTGCTTGAAAATCCTATGCTTGCAGGTAAATTAGCTGATGAACTTTTTTTGATAATAAAAAAATATGGTATAGAATTTGACTCAGTTTGCTCTCCTGCAATTGGTGGTATTTTGGCAGGATATGAACTGGCAAGATCTGGCAAAAAAAGATTTATATTTACAGAAAGAGTTGAAAAAGTTATGTGCCTAAGAAGAGGCTTTGAGGTAAAAAAAGGCGAAAAATTTATCATATGCGAAGATATCGTCACAACTGGCGGCTCAGCATTAGAAAGTGCAAAAGTTATAGAAAATCTTGGCGGCATTGTTGTTGGATTTGCAGCTTTGGCAAATCGTGGATTTTGTGAAGTTACAAATTTAAAAAACAAAAGAAAAGATAATTGCAAACTTCCATTTGATAAGCCATTTTTCACTCTTGGAAATTTTGATTTTGAAATTTATGAACCACAAAATTGCCCTTTATGCAAAAATGGCAGTATTGCTATAAAACCCGGTAGTCGTGGAAACTAA